The DNA window TTCTTCTCAGCGTACCTGACTATGGTTTTGTAAACTACGTCGCAATTGAAGGTGGTTTCTGGGGGGAGCTTGTTCTGGGAAGCAGGTCAACATACATGCCAGCCCATTTTGGAGGCAGCTGGGGAAGGTTGCTGAGAAAGGGAGACTCTCTCCCAGGGCTTGACATGCATCGAGGTGTAGCTGACAGTTATGCCAGGTCTGAGTTCGAGCTCAGAGACAGAATATTCGTTAGACAAGCTTTTCACACAAACGAAGCCATAATGAGCTGGTTGACATCGCAGAAGTTTACTGTAGAGCCTGAAAGCGACAGAATGGGTTTCAGACTGCTCCCTGAGATGCAGCTGCAATCATCGTTGTATAGAGAGATAGTTACAATACCTGTCTTTCCAGGGATGGTTCAGCTGACCAGAAGCGGTGAGCTGGTGATAGTGAATAAAGATGGCCAGACTACAGGCGGATACCCTGTAATTGCGATGATGGATGAGAGCTAACTTGGCAACCTTGTTCAGCTAGGGCCTGGAGCCGAAGTGAATTTTACCTTCGTTCAGTTCTGATAACCAAAATTTATTTAGCTTGCTGCAGCAGCATCTGCTGCGATGTTTTCTCGAGTTGGCATAGTGGGAATAGGTTATGAAGGGTTCAGGCCTGTCGTATCAGACCTTTCTACAAGGGAGATGATGTTTGAAGCCTGTTCTAAGGCTTATGACGATGCAAACATAGACCCAAGGAAAGATGTTTCATCTTTCATTTCCTGTGACGAGGACCTGTGGGAAGGGTGGAGCATAACCGATGAAATGGTGCCCGACCAGATGGGAGGAGCAAGAAGGCCTGTTTGCACAGTATCAGGCGATGGCCTGCTTGGTATTGCAAACGCAGCCATGCAGATATCAGCAGGCATAGGCGACCTGGTTGTTGTTGAAGCACACAGCAAGGTTGCAGACGTGCTGACAAAGGAAGAAGTTGAAAGACTGGCGCTTGAACCGAGCTACATAAGGCCTGTAGCTGATGCTGATACACTTGCAGCACTAGAGATGTCTTATTACATGAACGGAAGAAAGGTTGAACGAAGCCTTGTTGATGAAGTTGTTGCGGAAGAGAAGAGGAGAGGCCTGAGGAATCCGAGGGCTTCTTTCTCTGCAAGGCTGGAGCGAACAGAGGTATCATCTTCGGAGGAG is part of the Conexivisphaerales archaeon genome and encodes:
- a CDS encoding biotin-dependent carboxyltransferase family protein: MSELLDEAVAEIELPGLFSTVQDRGRFGSRRYGIPSSGAIDMRSYTLANQLLGNMPDAPAIEVIGGNFSIIFKKRTRMAVTGARCRASLNDAEAALDKVLEADAGSRLLLSVPDYGFVNYVAIEGGFWGELVLGSRSTYMPAHFGGSWGRLLRKGDSLPGLDMHRGVADSYARSEFELRDRIFVRQAFHTNEAIMSWLTSQKFTVEPESDRMGFRLLPEMQLQSSLYREIVTIPVFPGMVQLTRSGELVIVNKDGQTTGGYPVIAMMDES